Proteins encoded by one window of Sorangium aterium:
- a CDS encoding glycoside hydrolase family protein, translating into MHNFRQLPVRWVFIAALASFAGVPACSGSDDETQASSGSNGAGVGSASGSGGASSSGAGVGSSGGSGGASSSGAGAGAGSASSSGAGSSSGSGGAQPTGCKRGLAYGYHSKADMDVLSPAVSWWYNWTHVPDEGVRPDYYRTLGVEYVPMVWGGGNLDSAAAGRIASEIPEGARFLLGFNEPNFGAQADLSAAEAAALWPHVEAVADARGLALVSPAVNFCGGDCQETDPFKYLDDFFAACSGCRVDYIGIHIYTGCKGEGDNQAQWLINHVETYKSRFDKPLWLTEFACDSAGSLAEQKEFLVDALAYLENEPRIAKYAWFSGRADNVRHASLLGDDGELNELGQAYVSAPQRACGASTNRE; encoded by the coding sequence ATGCACAATTTCCGTCAGCTTCCGGTGCGGTGGGTCTTCATCGCCGCGCTCGCGTCCTTCGCCGGCGTGCCGGCGTGCTCTGGCAGCGACGACGAGACACAGGCGTCGTCGGGGTCAAACGGCGCCGGCGTGGGCAGCGCGAGCGGCAGCGGTGGAGCAAGCTCGAGCGGCGCCGGCGTGGGCAGCTCGGGCGGCAGCGGCGGAGCAAGCTCGAGCGGCGCCGGCGCCGGCGCGGGCAGCGCGAGCAGCAGCGGCGCGGGCAGCTCGAGCGGCAGCGGCGGCGCTCAGCCGACGGGCTGCAAGCGCGGCCTCGCGTATGGCTATCACTCGAAGGCCGACATGGATGTCCTCTCCCCGGCGGTGTCCTGGTGGTACAACTGGACCCATGTGCCGGACGAGGGTGTCCGGCCCGATTATTACAGGACGCTCGGCGTCGAGTACGTACCGATGGTGTGGGGCGGGGGCAACCTCGACAGCGCCGCCGCCGGCCGCATCGCCTCCGAGATCCCCGAGGGGGCGAGGTTCCTGCTCGGGTTCAACGAGCCGAACTTCGGGGCTCAGGCCGATCTTTCCGCGGCCGAAGCCGCGGCGCTCTGGCCGCACGTCGAAGCGGTGGCCGACGCGCGCGGCCTCGCGCTCGTGTCGCCGGCCGTGAACTTCTGCGGCGGCGATTGCCAGGAGACCGATCCGTTCAAGTACCTGGACGACTTCTTCGCCGCGTGCAGCGGGTGCCGGGTCGATTACATCGGCATCCACATCTACACCGGCTGCAAGGGAGAAGGCGACAATCAGGCCCAGTGGCTCATCAACCACGTCGAGACGTACAAGTCGCGGTTCGACAAGCCCCTCTGGCTCACGGAGTTCGCGTGCGACAGCGCGGGCTCCCTCGCCGAGCAGAAGGAGTTCCTCGTCGACGCGCTGGCGTACCTCGAGAACGAGCCTCGGATCGCGAAGTACGCGTGGTTCTCGGGCCGCGCCGACAACGTGCGGCACGCGAGCCTGCTCGGCGACGACGGCGAGCTCAACGAGCTCGGTCAGGCCTACGTCAGCGCGCCGCAGCGCGCGTGCGGAGCCTCGACGAATCGAGAGTGA
- a CDS encoding TIM-barrel domain-containing protein, translating into MKFLTHFSSSDERRARCVRPRCLVAAVIVLLGAGAAGCGTDGADGALSSSSSSSSSGGGGGSGGGGGGGAGAPGGGDGVGGPAGSDGGAGGEGGAGDGGAPAEQQVTVPVGAGLLRLEACAPNIVRVAFSPTGDTAFFSRSTPATGPRRCEKTAVEVTSTAVETVLSTSALSARVDKATGAVSFTDPSNASLLAEVPNGRAVTTATVQGQATHNVHQRWTPAADESLHGLGQHQQGLVDIKGYDLDFHQYNTEVFIPFLVSSRGWGILWDNTSFTRFGDLDRAQHVPGVAYADHDDLLAAAASKSADITTTVQATTAGDYLFYTYSSGAIRLDVDGQRVIDHWRQGWLPSTDVARVHLDAGQKVTVHLQWTADIDVGIASLLWKPPPASRDISLWSEVGDGIDYTFVYGPELDGVIAGYRTLTGPAALLPKWAFGFWQSCDRYQSQQESLDVLQQYRSRHIPIDVIVQDWQYWPDGTWGSHQFDRTRFPDPAAWTAAIHDQHHAHLLISAWPKFVTGTANYAELDGMGALYKRNIADGKRDFQGNVFTYYDAFSAEARAAYWSQVNDALFSKGVDGWWADGSEPDIDEDVEGKTSPATHLASAQSRMTPTALGQGAAVLNAYSLMHSQGIYEGQRAAAPDKRPLILTRSAFAGQQRYGAVVWSGDITSTWTAMRKQIAAGLGISISGLPYWTMDAGGYAPPARFTAGTPAAADLAEWRELNARWFEMATFAPILRVHGQAPLISGTQRAARREIYSMGADTNAPAYLAELKFDRLRYRLLPYVYALAGMATQRGGTIMRPLVMDFRADTRARAIADQYMFGPALLVSPVTTYRATSRSVYLPQAPAWYDFWTGTRHAGGTTIAAAPAPIDAIPVYARAGSIVPIGPAQEYVDQQAADPITLLVYGGAGGTFTLYEDQGTSTDYERGAFSLIQLTWDDAARALTIGARQGAWEGMPAKRTFQVVLVTDGKAVGFSTTDTPTPDSTVTYDGKAVTVRL; encoded by the coding sequence ATGAAATTTCTTACGCACTTCAGCTCGAGTGACGAGCGCCGTGCACGGTGCGTTCGCCCCCGCTGCCTGGTGGCGGCGGTCATCGTGCTCCTCGGCGCCGGGGCTGCGGGATGCGGCACGGACGGCGCGGACGGCGCCCTCAGCAGTAGCAGCAGCAGCAGCAGCAGTGGCGGCGGCGGCGGTAGTGGTGGTGGTGGTGGTGGCGGCGCCGGGGCGCCGGGGGGCGGCGACGGCGTCGGTGGTCCCGCGGGTTCAGACGGGGGCGCCGGGGGGGAAGGCGGCGCCGGCGATGGCGGCGCGCCCGCCGAGCAGCAGGTCACCGTCCCGGTGGGCGCTGGGCTTCTGCGGCTCGAGGCCTGCGCGCCGAACATCGTGCGGGTGGCCTTCTCCCCCACGGGCGACACCGCCTTCTTCTCGCGGTCCACCCCGGCGACGGGCCCGCGCCGCTGCGAGAAGACCGCCGTCGAGGTGACGTCGACCGCGGTCGAAACCGTCCTCTCCACCAGCGCCCTCTCGGCCCGTGTCGACAAGGCGACCGGCGCGGTGTCGTTCACCGATCCCTCGAACGCGTCGCTGCTGGCAGAGGTGCCGAACGGGCGCGCGGTGACGACCGCGACCGTGCAAGGGCAGGCGACCCACAACGTGCACCAGAGGTGGACGCCGGCGGCGGACGAGTCCCTCCACGGCCTTGGCCAGCACCAGCAGGGGCTCGTGGACATCAAGGGCTACGACCTCGACTTCCACCAGTACAACACCGAGGTGTTCATCCCCTTCCTGGTGTCGAGCCGCGGTTGGGGGATCCTCTGGGACAACACCTCGTTCACGCGCTTCGGCGACCTCGACCGCGCCCAGCACGTTCCGGGCGTGGCCTACGCCGATCACGACGACCTGCTCGCCGCCGCCGCCAGCAAGAGCGCCGACATCACCACGACCGTGCAGGCGACGACGGCGGGCGATTACCTGTTCTACACGTATTCATCGGGGGCGATCCGCCTCGACGTCGATGGCCAGCGGGTGATCGACCATTGGCGTCAGGGGTGGCTGCCGTCGACGGACGTGGCGCGCGTGCACCTCGACGCCGGTCAGAAAGTCACCGTGCACCTGCAGTGGACCGCGGACATCGACGTCGGCATCGCCAGCCTGCTCTGGAAGCCGCCGCCCGCGTCGCGCGACATCTCGCTCTGGTCGGAGGTCGGCGACGGCATCGATTACACCTTCGTCTACGGCCCCGAGCTCGACGGCGTGATCGCCGGCTACCGCACGCTGACGGGGCCGGCGGCGCTCTTGCCCAAGTGGGCCTTCGGGTTCTGGCAGTCGTGCGATCGCTATCAGTCGCAGCAAGAGAGCCTGGACGTCCTCCAGCAGTACCGGTCCCGGCACATCCCCATCGATGTGATCGTGCAGGACTGGCAGTACTGGCCGGACGGCACCTGGGGGTCGCACCAGTTCGACCGGACGCGCTTCCCCGATCCCGCCGCCTGGACAGCCGCGATTCACGATCAGCACCACGCCCACCTGCTGATCTCCGCGTGGCCCAAGTTCGTGACCGGCACGGCGAACTACGCCGAGCTCGACGGCATGGGGGCGCTCTACAAGCGGAACATCGCCGACGGCAAGCGCGACTTCCAGGGGAACGTCTTCACCTACTACGACGCCTTCAGCGCGGAGGCGCGCGCCGCCTATTGGTCCCAGGTGAACGACGCCCTGTTCTCGAAGGGGGTCGACGGCTGGTGGGCCGACGGCTCCGAGCCTGACATCGACGAAGACGTCGAGGGCAAGACCAGCCCGGCCACCCACCTCGCGAGCGCCCAGAGCCGCATGACCCCGACGGCGCTCGGTCAGGGCGCGGCTGTGCTGAACGCCTATTCGCTGATGCACAGCCAGGGGATCTACGAGGGGCAGCGCGCGGCTGCCCCCGACAAGCGCCCGCTGATCCTCACCCGCAGCGCCTTCGCGGGGCAGCAGCGCTATGGTGCGGTCGTCTGGTCGGGGGACATCACCTCTACCTGGACGGCGATGCGCAAGCAGATCGCGGCCGGGCTCGGGATCTCGATCTCGGGCCTTCCCTACTGGACCATGGACGCGGGCGGCTACGCCCCGCCGGCGCGCTTCACCGCCGGCACGCCGGCGGCCGCCGATCTCGCCGAGTGGCGCGAGCTGAACGCGCGCTGGTTCGAGATGGCGACCTTCGCGCCGATCCTGCGGGTCCACGGCCAGGCGCCCCTCATCTCCGGCACTCAGCGGGCCGCCCGGCGCGAGATCTACAGCATGGGCGCCGACACCAACGCGCCGGCGTACCTCGCGGAGCTCAAGTTCGATCGCCTTCGCTACCGGCTCTTGCCGTACGTCTACGCGCTCGCCGGCATGGCGACCCAGCGGGGGGGGACGATCATGCGCCCGCTGGTGATGGACTTTCGTGCCGACACGCGGGCGCGCGCGATCGCCGATCAGTACATGTTCGGGCCGGCCTTGCTCGTGTCACCGGTGACCACCTACCGCGCCACCAGCCGGTCCGTGTACCTGCCGCAGGCGCCGGCCTGGTACGACTTCTGGACGGGCACGCGTCACGCAGGAGGCACGACGATCGCCGCCGCCCCCGCGCCCATCGACGCCATCCCCGTCTACGCGCGCGCGGGCTCGATCGTCCCCATCGGACCGGCCCAGGAATACGTCGATCAGCAGGCGGCCGATCCCATCACGTTGCTGGTCTATGGCGGCGCTGGCGGCACCTTCACGCTGTACGAGGACCAGGGGACGAGCACCGATTACGAGCGTGGTGCATTCTCGCTCATCCAGCTGACCTGGGACGACGCGGCGCGAGCGTTGACCATCGGGGCGCGCCAGGGCGCGTGGGAGGGCATGCCGGCGAAGCGAACGTTCCAGGTGGTGCTCGTCACCGATGGCAAGGCGGTCGGCTTCTCGACGACGGACACGCCCACGCCCGATTCCACCGTGACGTACGACGGGAAGGCGGTCACCGTTCGTTTATGA
- a CDS encoding DUF2403 domain-containing lipoprotein, whose amino-acid sequence MKRSSLFVQAALVVLACACGDGGDAGGQGGQGGQASGGSSTGTTGAGAGPSTGTTGAGAGPSASTTGAGGGLGPHVPEPSTPTRGGTMTFTNIGAPGWWPRRIDREPGDPACDYKDGDDTWGGHCCMTEHHATSDKLAPFDEEMTLIMKAIRVKQLAVYQPGSDPAAWQMISSWDAKDGVGSNLLVTEGQATSADFTGDLTKKDCVTYFTQDKPFACGDGKDYYCPDDPGIMHLGWAGSKLIVFLASMTFDDAGVEKCDGGGQGHPGPWVAFVASELIRDGGRKWNGLCNCYSKTGTVGDGCGEINVFEVVMDNNEYSNREFMSTGVRSYQEGHIGGSVCGSGCDRDEFAEDVEVVDACAQKAYDEGPVIEAGGASDGCPTWRRPIGDRYFMILLDEAQRTIQVAVIHPERIPSAAAEMLPDLPGGLSRGSIDAMLSMRLPE is encoded by the coding sequence ATGAAGCGCTCGTCGTTGTTCGTGCAGGCTGCCCTCGTCGTCCTCGCGTGCGCCTGCGGTGACGGAGGCGATGCCGGAGGACAGGGCGGCCAGGGTGGCCAGGCGAGCGGAGGTTCGTCCACCGGCACGACGGGCGCCGGCGCAGGCCCGTCCACCGGCACGACGGGCGCCGGCGCAGGCCCGTCCGCCAGCACGACGGGCGCCGGCGGAGGTCTCGGCCCTCACGTCCCTGAGCCGAGCACGCCGACGCGCGGCGGGACGATGACGTTCACGAACATCGGCGCGCCCGGCTGGTGGCCCCGCCGCATCGACCGCGAGCCCGGCGATCCGGCGTGCGACTACAAGGACGGCGACGACACCTGGGGCGGGCACTGCTGCATGACAGAGCACCACGCGACGAGCGACAAGCTCGCCCCGTTCGATGAAGAGATGACCCTCATCATGAAGGCCATCCGCGTGAAGCAGCTCGCCGTCTACCAGCCCGGCAGCGACCCGGCCGCCTGGCAGATGATCTCGTCGTGGGACGCGAAGGACGGCGTTGGCTCCAACCTGCTCGTCACGGAAGGGCAGGCCACGTCCGCCGACTTCACGGGCGACCTCACGAAGAAGGACTGCGTCACGTACTTCACGCAGGACAAGCCCTTCGCGTGCGGTGACGGCAAGGACTACTACTGTCCCGACGATCCGGGCATCATGCACCTCGGCTGGGCGGGCTCGAAGCTCATCGTCTTCCTGGCGTCGATGACGTTCGACGACGCGGGCGTCGAGAAATGCGACGGCGGTGGGCAGGGCCACCCCGGCCCGTGGGTCGCGTTCGTGGCGTCCGAGCTCATTCGCGACGGCGGCCGCAAGTGGAACGGGCTCTGCAACTGCTACTCGAAGACGGGCACGGTCGGCGACGGCTGCGGCGAGATCAACGTGTTCGAGGTCGTGATGGACAACAACGAGTACAGCAATCGCGAGTTCATGAGCACCGGTGTCCGCTCGTACCAGGAGGGGCACATCGGCGGCAGCGTCTGCGGGAGCGGCTGTGATCGCGACGAGTTCGCCGAGGACGTCGAGGTCGTGGATGCGTGCGCGCAGAAGGCCTACGACGAGGGGCCCGTCATCGAGGCCGGCGGGGCCTCGGACGGCTGCCCGACGTGGCGCCGGCCCATCGGCGATCGCTACTTCATGATCCTGCTCGATGAGGCGCAGCGCACGATCCAGGTCGCGGTGATTCACCCCGAGAGGATCCCCTCCGCCGCGGCCGAGATGCTCCCCGATCTGCCGGGCGGGCTCTCACGCGGCTCGATCGACGCCATGCTCTCGATGCGCCTGCCGGAGTGA